One region of Macadamia integrifolia cultivar HAES 741 chromosome 11, SCU_Mint_v3, whole genome shotgun sequence genomic DNA includes:
- the LOC122092816 gene encoding protein DETOXIFICATION 41-like: protein MEPEDATTRVSEPFASLPEDFLHVQKLNPPELSSEAVEVFLGQVTVPVRRRLSLVGWESKQLWYLSGASIVVSIFNFMLSLVTQIFSGHLGTLELAGASIANVGIQGLAYGIMLGMASAVQTVCGQAYGARKYAAMGIICQKAIFLHLGAAVLLSFLYWNSGTILRAIGQSDSIAAKGQIFARGLLPQLYAFGIYCPMQRFLQAQNIVNPLAYISVGIFLVHILLTWLVVIVVKFDLLGAALTLSLSWWLLVFVTGLYINFSPSCKETWTGFSMKAFRGLWSYLKLTLTSAVMLCLEIWFSQGLVLVSGLLPNPTISLDSISICMNYLTWDMEFMLGLSTGASVRVGNELGAGNPKVARFSVMVVNATSVLISVILSAFVLICRTTLSRAFTSDDAVIEAVSNLTPLLATSVFLNGIQPILSGVAIGSGWQALVAYVNLSTYYIIGLPIGYVLGFKKGLGVAGIWWGMIFGVFLQSMTLIILTARTNWNKEVEKAAERLKISADEETLDLVENTA, encoded by the exons ATGGAACCCGAAGACGCAACAACTCGTGTCTCAGAACCCTTCGCATCTCTTCCTGAAGATTTCCTCCATGTTCAGAAACTCAACCCTCCCGAGCTGTCCTCGGAAGCTGTGGAGGTGTTCTTAGGACAGGTGACAGTGCCAGTGCGACGGCGGTTGAGTCTGGTGGGTTGGGAGTCCAAGCAGCTGTGGTATCTATCTGGTGCTTCCATTGTTGTCTCCATCTTCAACTTCATGCTGAGTTTGGTGACCCAGATATTCAGTGGCCATTTGGGTACCTTAGAGCTTGCTGGTGCTTCCATTGCCAATGTTGGGATTCAAGGTCTTGCTTATGGGATCATG TTGGGCATGGCTAGTGCTGTGCAGACTGTATGTGGCCAGGCCTATGGAGCAAGGAAGTATGCTGCCATGGGCATCATTTGCCAAAAAGCCATATTCTTGCATCTCGGAGCAGCTGTCCTCCTATCCTTTTTGTACTGGAACTCCGGCACCATCCTCCGAGCAATTGGTCAGTCAGATAGCATAGCAGCAAAAGGACAGATTTTTGCCCGCGGATTGCTCCCTCAACTATATGCATTTGGAATCTATTGCCCTATGCAGAGGTTCCTCCAAGCACAGAACATCGTAAACCCCTTAGCTTACATATCAGTTGGGATCTTCCTTGTGCATATACTTCTCACATGGTTGGTTGTGATTGTGGTGAAGTTTGACCTTCTGGGAGCAGCTCTTACACTGAGTTTATCTTGGTGGCTGCTTGTATTTGTCACTGGTCTTTATATAAATTTTAGCCCATCTTGCAAGGAAACTTGGACTGGGTTCTCCATGAAGGCCTTTAGGGGGTTATGGTCTTACTTGAAGCTGACACTGACATCTGCTGTTATGCTGTG CTTGGAGATATGGTTCAGCCAGGGACTTGTTCTTGTATCAGGGCTGCTCCCTAATCCTACAATCTCACTTGACTCTATTTCCATTTG caTGAACTATCTAACCTGGGACATGGAGTTTATGTTAGGCCTCAGTACAGGAGCCAG TGTTAGAGTGGGAAATGAGCTAGGGGCTGGTAACCCAAAGGTTGCTAGATTCTCGGTGATGGTTGTTAATGCAACAAGCGTCTTGATCAGTGTTATATTAAGTGCATTTGTATTGATATGTCGCACCACACTAAGTAGGGCTTTCACAAGTGATGATGCTGTCATTGAAGCAGTTTCAAATTTGACTCCATTGCTTGCAACCTCAGTATTCCTAAATGGAATTCAACCCATACTTTCAG GGGTGGCCATTGGGAGTGGATGGCAAGCTCTGGTTGCTTATGTTAACCTAAGCACTTACTACATCATTGGTCTTCCTATTGGATATGTTCTTGGCTTCAAAAAGGGCCTTGGAGTGGCA GGAATTTGGTGGGGAATGATATTTGGAGTTTTTCTTCAGTCAATGACCCTCATTATCTTGACTGCCAGAACAAACTGGAATAAAGAG GTTGAAAAAGCTGCCGAACGATTAAAGATATCTGCGGATGAAGAAACACTTGACTTAGTGGAGAACACTGCATGA